The Deinococcus arcticus genome has a segment encoding these proteins:
- a CDS encoding GNAT family N-acetyltransferase, with protein sequence MCLIPAAPPVPLLPRLRADVPEAAARAFLAHLRAQATDRCLILDSTQAPLCLRAAQAAGWHLKEEAVIYATALNAGRWPLDPQARQLTADDVTAPELQGLLSTLDRAALTLPDGWTLVGLPDASGRLAALGATGPGGRPDTAGIDLIGVQPGARGQGLGQRLHAHLLALAAQAFGDHVGGTDAGNHAMRRLFERHGAVLTQQQLIFTLP encoded by the coding sequence GTGTGCCTGATTCCGGCCGCCCCGCCCGTTCCCCTGCTGCCCCGCCTGCGCGCCGACGTGCCCGAGGCGGCGGCGCGGGCCTTTCTGGCGCACCTGCGCGCCCAGGCAACAGATCGCTGCCTGATTCTGGACAGCACGCAGGCGCCCCTGTGCCTGAGGGCCGCCCAGGCCGCCGGCTGGCACTTGAAAGAGGAGGCCGTGATCTATGCCACGGCCCTGAACGCCGGGCGCTGGCCCCTGGACCCCCAGGCCCGGCAGCTGACGGCCGACGACGTGACAGCGCCCGAACTTCAGGGCCTGCTGTCCACCCTGGACCGCGCGGCCTTGACCCTTCCGGACGGCTGGACCCTGGTGGGTCTGCCGGACGCCTCGGGGCGCCTCGCCGCGCTGGGGGCCACGGGGCCCGGTGGCCGCCCTGACACGGCAGGCATTGACCTCATCGGCGTGCAGCCCGGGGCACGTGGGCAGGGGCTGGGCCAGCGGCTGCACGCGCACCTGCTGGCGCTGGCGGCCCAGGCCTTCGGGGACCACGTGGGCGGCACGGACGCGGGCAACCACGCCATGCGCCGCCTCTTCGAGCGGCACGGGGCCGTCCTGACTCAGCAGCAGCTGATCTTCACCCTACCTTGA
- the rpmI gene encoding 50S ribosomal protein L35 has product MPKMKTLKAASRRVKITATGKVMAFKSGKRHQNTGKSGNEIRGKGKGFVLAKSEWARMKLMLPKGK; this is encoded by the coding sequence ATGCCTAAGATGAAGACACTGAAAGCGGCCAGCCGCCGGGTGAAGATCACCGCCACCGGCAAGGTCATGGCGTTCAAGAGTGGCAAGCGCCACCAGAACACCGGCAAGAGCGGTAACGAGATCCGGGGCAAGGGCAAGGGCTTTGTTCTGGCCAAGAGCGAATGGGCACGCATGAAGCTGATGCTGCCGAAGGGGAAGTGA
- the moaA gene encoding GTP 3',8-cyclase MoaA, whose amino-acid sequence MLHDVLGRPLRDLRLSVTDRCNLRCTYCMPADVFGPGYAFLPRAELLTFEELERLSRLFVGLGVQKLRLTGGEPTLRRDLPELVGRLSRIGGVQDLAMTTNGLLLPALAPALKAAGLRRVTVSLDSLDPEVFGRMNGLGTHPARVLDGIHAALHAGLGVKINTVVQRGVNDAGLHALWQALRDLAPVRFIEFMDVGNHNGWNLEGVVPSGEVLARLSAGGEPLQPVGAAYRGEVAARHRDAQGREVGLISSVTAPFCGDCTRARLSAAGVLYTCLFAGSGTDLRAPLRSGASDADLRGLIAGVWAGRRDRYSEERGEQERAAQRQKVEMSHIGG is encoded by the coding sequence ATGCTGCACGACGTGTTGGGCCGCCCCCTGCGTGACCTGCGCCTGAGCGTGACCGACCGCTGCAACCTGCGCTGCACCTACTGCATGCCCGCCGACGTGTTTGGCCCCGGGTACGCCTTCTTGCCGCGCGCCGAACTGCTGACCTTCGAGGAACTGGAGCGCCTGAGCCGCCTCTTCGTGGGCCTGGGCGTGCAGAAGCTGCGCCTGACTGGCGGCGAGCCCACCCTGCGCCGCGACCTGCCCGAGTTGGTGGGTCGCCTGAGCCGGATTGGCGGGGTGCAGGACCTCGCCATGACCACCAACGGCCTGCTGCTGCCGGCCCTGGCGCCGGCCCTGAAGGCGGCGGGCCTGCGGCGGGTCACGGTCAGCCTGGACAGCCTGGACCCCGAGGTCTTTGGGCGCATGAACGGCCTGGGCACCCACCCGGCGCGGGTGCTCGACGGCATTCACGCCGCGCTGCACGCGGGCCTGGGCGTGAAGATCAACACGGTGGTGCAGCGCGGCGTGAACGACGCGGGCCTGCACGCCCTGTGGCAGGCCCTGCGCGACCTGGCCCCGGTGCGCTTTATCGAATTCATGGATGTGGGCAACCACAACGGCTGGAATCTGGAGGGGGTGGTGCCCTCCGGCGAGGTGCTGGCCCGCCTGAGCGCCGGCGGCGAGCCCCTGCAGCCGGTGGGCGCGGCCTACCGGGGCGAGGTGGCCGCCCGCCACCGCGACGCCCAGGGCCGCGAGGTGGGCCTGATCAGCTCGGTCACGGCGCCGTTTTGCGGCGACTGCACGCGGGCGCGGCTGTCGGCGGCGGGGGTGCTGTACACCTGCCTGTTTGCGGGGAGCGGCACCGACCTGCGCGCGCCCCTGCGCTCGGGCGCCAGCGACGCCGATCTGCGTGGCCTGATCGCGGGGGTCTGGGCCGGGCGGCGCGACCGCTACAGCGAGGAGCGCGGCGAGCAGGAACGCGCCGCCCAGCGCCAGAAAGTGGAGATGTCGCACATTGGCGGCTAG
- a CDS encoding GntR family transcriptional regulator, whose amino-acid sequence MAKYPLIKTTLKDRLLGGHYAEGLPLPSEPQLAREFDVSRMTARRAIDELEREGYVYRVQGAGTFPTGKRFRQGMFRVRPFKEWARHPDHRTTVLRAMQIEATPEIAIVLQIQPGDPVIFVHRLRTAGDEALVIEKRYINGTLVPGLLDHNLSTESIHETMISLGVPLQRVEQNLEAVNLRQEEAELLRVPLGTAAFLLRRTTYSGQKRASYVNYWVRGDRYAFQDTFEP is encoded by the coding sequence ATGGCGAAGTACCCGCTCATCAAGACCACCCTGAAAGACCGCCTGCTGGGCGGCCACTACGCCGAAGGCCTGCCGCTGCCCAGCGAACCGCAACTGGCCCGCGAATTCGATGTCTCGCGCATGACCGCCCGGCGCGCCATCGACGAACTGGAGCGCGAGGGCTACGTGTACCGCGTGCAGGGCGCCGGTACCTTTCCCACCGGCAAGCGCTTCCGGCAGGGCATGTTCCGGGTGCGGCCCTTCAAGGAGTGGGCCCGCCACCCAGACCACCGCACCACGGTGCTGCGCGCCATGCAGATTGAAGCCACCCCGGAAATTGCCATCGTGCTGCAGATTCAGCCCGGCGATCCGGTGATTTTCGTGCACCGCCTGCGCACGGCGGGCGACGAGGCGCTGGTCATTGAAAAGCGCTACATCAACGGCACCCTGGTGCCGGGCCTGCTGGACCACAACCTGTCCACCGAAAGCATCCACGAAACCATGATCAGCTTAGGGGTGCCGCTGCAGCGGGTAGAGCAGAACCTGGAAGCGGTGAATCTGCGCCAGGAAGAAGCCGAGCTGCTGCGTGTGCCGCTGGGCACCGCCGCGTTCCTGCTGCGCCGCACCACCTACAGCGGCCAGAAGCGCGCGTCCTACGTCAACTACTGGGTGCGCGGCGACCGCTACGCCTTTCAGGACACCTTCGAGCCGTAG
- the rplT gene encoding 50S ribosomal protein L20 codes for MPRAKTGIIRRRRHKKVLKRAKGFWGSRSKQYRNAFQTLLNAATYEYRDRRNKKRDFRRLWIQRINAGARLHGMNYSTFIGGLKRAGVDLNRKVLADIAAREPEAFKALVDAAKNGK; via the coding sequence ATGCCTCGCGCCAAGACCGGGATTATCCGCCGCCGCCGCCACAAGAAGGTGCTCAAGCGCGCCAAGGGCTTCTGGGGCAGCCGCTCCAAGCAGTACCGCAACGCCTTCCAGACGCTGCTGAACGCCGCCACCTACGAGTACCGCGACCGCCGCAACAAGAAGCGTGACTTCCGCCGCCTGTGGATTCAGCGCATCAACGCGGGCGCCCGCCTGCACGGCATGAACTACTCCACCTTCATCGGTGGCCTGAAGCGCGCCGGTGTGGACCTGAACCGCAAGGTGCTGGCCGACATCGCCGCCCGCGAGCCCGAGGCCTTCAAGGCCCTCGTGGACGCCGCGAAGAACGGCAAGTAA